In Tautonia marina, the genomic stretch AATGCCCGACGATCGAGCGCCTGACGTTCTCGGGCAATCCACGACACCGCCTGCAAGGTGGTCGTCATGCCGACCAGCAACAGCACCACGGCAACCGTTGCCTCGATCAGGGTGAACCCACCCCGCGGACTTCCCGATCGGGAACGTCCGCATGGCTTCGACGAACCATTGAACACGTTGAAATTCATGACGCCATCGCCCGAATGATGGTCACAAGGGGGAGAAAATACGTGAGCATGAACAGAACCACCGGAACTGCCAGTGCAATGATGGCAACCGGATACAGGATCTGGCTCCAAACAATCACGCGGTATCCGACCCGCCGATCCAGCCCGTTCGCCTGATGCTCCAGTGCCCAGGCAAGGTTCCCGGCACCCGATGCCGCATCGAGCACTGCGCCGTCGTTCGGTCGAATCAATCCTGCGGTGGTCAGCGATTGCGTCCACGACTGCCCCCGAGCGACACGAGCCGCCACCCACCGGAGCCGTTGCCGAACCAATCGGCTTGTGTGCGCCTGAGCGATCCGATCCAGGGCCTCCGGCATGGGACGGTTCAACGCGACCTCTCCGGCCAGGGCTCGCAGCACCGTTGCCCCGTGGCGTTTGATCAACAGCCGGTCGACCAGCGTGAACCCCCAATCCATCGGATCGAACGCCGTGAACGCCAGCAACGGCAAGCCGACCAGTTGCAGGAGCACCAGGGCCGCCACGGTCGGCCCCACCGCAGGATGATGAGCCAGGGCAAAGGTCCACCGCGTAATCGCCGGGAGTTCCACACCGAAATCGATCGAGATGGCTTCAATTTTCGGGCCAACCCAGAACATCAGGAACGTGATCACGACCTGCATCACCAGGAGGGTCCAGATCAGGTACGTCAGCCGAGCTCGGATGTGGGCATGAAACGGTTGGCGTGCCGATTGCCGCTGCCCCAACGACCGAAGGGCCTGACCCAGCACCGGGCCATCCCACCCCATGCGGAGCGAGACAATCCCCTGGCGAGGGAACGAGCCGGGAACGCGGGCGAAGGCCTCACCTATCGGCACTCCCCGCTCCATCAGGGCCACGACCGCCCGGGATCGCCGTTGCATGCCCCCTCCGCAGAGGGCGCCGCACGCCTCGATGCCGGGTTCCAGAGGCAAACCACGCTCAACCGCGTTCGAGACGACTCGCAGCATCGGCTCCGAGCCAATCGACCGGCCCCGAACGAGCATGGCGACGCCTCCTGCCACTCCCGCCAGCACCACCACAACGAGCAGCAGAATGACAACCCCCAGACCCGCCGGCATGGCAAGGCGGACCAGGACCGCCACGACCACGATCACGAGCATCGCATCGCGCAACGTCATCGACCGTGATGTGGGGAGCGGACGGCCCGGTTCGTCCCCCGGAATCAGCCCCGCAGGCAGCGGGTTCCGCTCAGAAGATTCTTGACTCGAAGACGTATTCATCAAGAAGAATCACCAAAACATGGAGAAGGGTCCGCCCGTTAACTCCGAGAGCAACTTGAGCGTTGGCATGTAGAGCCCGAGCACGACCAGGATGACCCCAATCAGCACAAACGCCACCGCCATCGCCGAGAGGAACACCCCGAGGAGCGTGGTCTGCGATCGTGCTCGGGCCAGATAGATCTCCGAGGCCAGACGAAGCGCATCGGGGAGGACCTGGTGGGTCTCGGCCCAGGAAAGCAGCCGATCAAACCCGGTCGGGAACAATCGGTACTGCCGAGCGGCGTCGAGCAGCGAACGGCCTTGCTCAACCTCGTGCGATGCCCCAAGACATGCCGACATCAAGTCAGGATCACGAACCCCCTTGCCGGCCAGCAGCAACGCCTCGGGCATGGTCAATCGCGCATCGAGCAGGATCGCCAGCAGTGCCGAGAACTCAGCCATCGCCGCGTTTCGCCAGATCCGCCCGAACAGGGGAATACCGTTGGCAACCCGCCTCCATCCCTGAAGCGTCGCCCCACGGGCGAATCGCCAGGCCAGCACGACCACCAGCAGACTTCCCACGGGAAGCGCCCAGCCGGTCGCATCGACCCATCGGGAAAGTCTGACCAGCGCGCTGGTCAAGGCGGGAAGCTGCACGCCGAAATCCTCATATATCGCCACCAGATCCAGGGTGACGAACCGAGAAATGACCTGGAAAACCACTGCAAACGCACAAAGCAATAGGATCGGATAGGCCAATCGTGTGATCAGATACTGGAACAATTCTCGGTCGGTCCGTTCGAACCGAACGGCCTCAAGCAAGAGTTCCTGCGGCCGACCTGAGCGTTCCGCGGCCAGAACGATCCCCGGCAGGTGATCCGGCATCTGACCCCGCTCGACCAAGATCGCCTCACGGAGCGATGCGCCCTGCTCAATCCGGTCAGCCAGGCGAACCAGGCCCCGCTGGACCCTCGCCGATTCCGATTCCTCCGCCAGGGCTCGCAAACCTTCAGGCAAGGCCACCCCGGCCCCGACCAGCCCACCCACAGCCCCGACCATGTCCGCTGCCTCTCGTGCGTTCAACGAATCGCACGCTTCAGATGGGGTGGAATCGGGAGGATGGTGTCGAGGTTCATTCATCACTCAATTCCAAAAATCTAGGAATATAAATGGTCTCGCGTTGTTTTAAGATGATTCGTCGAATGCGATCAGTTCAGGGATTCCAGCAGAGCCGTAAACGGGACGAACAGCGTCAACCCGTAGAGCAACACCGCGGTCCCTCCGATCCCCACGAGAAACACGGTGGGAATGACGAGCCGTTGAAGTTCCGCCCGAGCCGCCGCTCGATCGCGGTAAGTCCGGGCGGCCACACGAAGCGCCTGGGGCAGATCCCCTTGAACGGCTCCCGAACCAATCAACCAGCGAAGCATCGGCGGAAACGCCTGCGATGCCTCGGGTGCCATCGATCTGGGCCATCGCTCGCCGCGTTGAATCGCATCGGCCAGCCGGTCGCTCGCCTCACGCAGCCTCGCATCACCGATGGCTCGGGAGGAAAGCCGCAGGGCGTCGGGCATCGGCACCCGGTTCTCCAGCAACAGCGCGAGCAAGTCCGCGAACAATCCGCACCGGGTCAGTGCGATCTGGGTTTTGACCCCTGGAAACACGAGCCTCCAGGCCCCTCCGACCTCAAGACCCAGGGCTGACACCCGGCCCGATCGCATCCACAGCCAGGCAACGATTCCCAGAATCAGCAGGCCGATCGGTCCCCAGATCCACGCCCACCGGCCGAGGGCGCTCAGCACCGCAAGCGAGGCCGTCGAACCTCCCAGCAATCGCGCACTCAGTTCCAGCCGAGGAGCCAGGACCGTCACAAAGCCGAGGAACAGGCCATACGCCATCACCAGCAGAATCGCCGGGTAAAGCATGGCAAGGGTGATCGTTCGTCGCAGATCCGTCTGCGATCGAACGAACGTGGTCAGGCCTTCCAGCGCCGCGGTCAACCGGCCCGCTCGCATCCCCGCCTCGATGATGGCCCGGTACAGATCCGGCATCGGGCGCGACTCATTTGCGAATGCATCGGTCAGCGAACACCCCTCGGCCTCCATCCGCCTGCCGAGGGCCTCCGCCACCCGCCCGAGCCGCCCCTTCCAGTCCCCACCGATCCCCACCAGCCCTCGCTCAATCGGCACCCCAGCCCGAACCAGCGCCACGATCTCCTCGTTCAGCGCGATCAGTTCGTCCATCGAAAGCCGATCAATCGCTCCCCGGCTCGACATCGTCGGCAGTCCTCCCCCGAGTGGCAGGATCATCTCACCGGGGGGATTCTACGACAGTTGTCACAGGTTGTCGAGGGGGCGGCTGAAAAAGTTCGGGAACGCGGAAAAATCAAGGAGTCCTGCTGTCCATGTGTTTCGATGCCGTAGGGTTAGGAGGGGAATGGGCGATCGTCCTCCCTCTTGGGCGTCTGAAGCCCGAGAACCCGGCGCACCTCGGCGGGGCTGGTCCGGCCCGCGGCCACTGCCTCGAGCGCTCGATCCCACAGGCCAACCATCTGCGACAACCTCGCAGCGGCTTCGATCCGATCCACATCAGCTCGATTGAGCACGGCTTGGGCAACCGGTCCCTCATGGGGAAGGAGAAATTCGGCCATCGGCATGCGACCCTGATACCCGGTCCCTCGGCAGGCGTCGCAGCCCGAGGCCACTCGGGCCGACTGCAGCGGAAGGCCCAGCATTGCGGGATCGTCGGCCGAGATCGGTCGGGAACAGCCGTGGCACAGCCGCCGGACGAGTCGCAACGCCAGGACGGCTCGAAGCCCACTACGCAGCAAATACGGTTCGATCCCCATCTCAGCCAGCCGACCGATTGCTCCGCTCGCCGATCCCGCGTGAAAGGTGGTCAGCACAAGATGCCCCGTCAGGGCTGCCTGAAAGGCCGACTCCGCCGTGTCGGGGTCGCGGATCTCCCCCACGGCGATCACTTCCGGGTCCTGCCGGAGCAACGAGCGCAACCCCGATTCCAGCGTGAACCCGGCCGAGGGGTTCACCTGCGCTTGCACCACCCCCTCGACGGCCGCTTCGATCGGGTCTTCCAGCGTGACGAGGCATCGGTGGCCGGCCGAGGAATGTGCCAGGGCACGCAGGCACGCATAAAGGGTTGTTGTTTTGCCGCTTCCGGCGGGGCCGGCCAATACAATCAGACCCGATGTTTCGACCAGCGCCGAGCGCAGGGATTCGAGCAGATCGCCAGGAAAACCCAGTTGATCGAGGTCGAGCAATCGCCCCGGTTCCGCAAAGAACCGCACGACCACCCGTTCCCCCAGGAGCGTCGGAAACGTGCTGACGCGAATCTCGGCCTGGCCCGGTTGCGAGGGAATTCGCCCTTCCTGGGGAAGGTCGGTTCGATAAGTCAGCAGATGTGCAAGCACTTTGAGCCGGGCCACAACATTGGGTGCGACCTGTGACGGAAGCAAGGCCATCGGTTGCAAGACGCCGTCAATCCGATGGCGAATCTCCAGCCCCTCGGCGATCGGCTGGAAATGCAGGTCGCTGGCCCCGACCGCACGGGCCGTTTCCAGGAGCACGCCAACCGCCTCCGTCGCAAACTGCGGGGAGGCGGGGTCGAGCCCGGCAAGCACCGAGGGCCCTCCAGGCGATCCTCGATTCGAGGTGCTGGGCATCGGTAGCGATCAGCCTTCATTGTCCGAGTCGGAGGCCAATTCGTCCGCACTCAGACGTGCTTCGAGGGCTTCGAGCCGGGCCGAGAGGGCCGCGACCTTGGCCGAAAGCGTGGCGGTATCCTCGGCCCGAGCCAGACCAAGCCGTTGCGAGACTTGCTCGATGCGCCGGTCGATCTCCGCTTGAAGATCCTCTTGCGCGGTCGTGGCCCGATGTTCGAGTTCGGCCTGGAACTTGGCGGCTTCGGCTTCACTCAGGTCGGCCTGACGAGCCACCTCCTTGCCCAGTTCCTCAAGCTTCTCCTTCGTCATCGCCGCAAGGCCGACGCCGGTAAACAGGGTTCGCTTCACAAGTTCGAACATCGCTCCATCCTTTCGCATGATTGTCCGTGGATTGAGTCGTGATCGTGGCTCAATCCTCCGGCAATGATCGACCACGCCGAGGGGCGTGATCGTGATCCCGAACCCGCCGCAGCCAGTTCCGAACCTAATTCATTGTCTCATTTCAGGCCACTCGACGCGAGGGGCTGCTTTTCGTCGGTGGCCGTGTGAAACCCGCGCTGGCAACCCGTAAACTGGAGCCGCCTTGCTCCTCACCGCTCCGTTCCGTTTTCGACCGAGGATTGTTCCCGATGGCGTCTCCCGAGGACCAACCACCCCCCGATTCCGCTCCCACTCCGGTTCCGGCCGACCTCTCCTACGGTGGGTTCTGGGAACTGCTCGGCATGGTTCCCCTCGAACCTGCTCAACCGGGAGGACCGAGCCGTGTGAAGCTCGTTGTGGAACCGCAGCATCTCCGAAGCCTCGGCCTGATGCACGGTGGTGTCACGGCGGCCATGCTGGATTCGTTTATGGGACGAGCCGCCTTCGCCCACTCCCCTCCGGGGCATCATCTGGTGACCTTGCAGCTCAACGTCCACTTCGTCCGAGCCGCTCGGGTTGGCGATACGCTCATCGCCGATGGCGAGGTACAGCACAACGGACGACGAACCGCCGTGGTCCGCAGTGAGCTCCGAACCGATCAGGGAAGCCTCATCGCCACCGGCTCCGGCACGTTCATGCACCTGCCGACCGATCCTCAGACCCCAGATCGTTCCTGATCGCGGGGCGTCAGACGTCCAGCCCCACGGCTCGCATCAACTCCAGCGCATTACTTTTCTGAACGACCCCGGGACGCATGATGTAATCGAACCGCATCTGCCCGTCTTCCAGATGGTCCTCGAAGTGGACGTTCTCCGCCCGATGCCCGAGGCCCGCGACGATCTCGGCCAGCGCCAGGTCGTGCGTCGTCACAAAGCCGATCGCCCCGCGGTCGAGCAATCCCTTCACCACACCCTGTGCTCCCGATCGCCGGTCGTGCGAGTTCGTCCCGTGCAGGATTTCATCGAGCAGAAAGAGCAGGGGGGGAGGGCTTGAGGCCAGATCCACCAGCGTCCGCAACCGCGTAATCTCGGCGTAAAACCGCGATCGCCCCGCCTGCAGCGAATCTTGCACCCGGAGCGTCGATCCCACGCTCATCGGAGAAAGCCGCAGCCGATCGGCTCGAACCGGAGCCCCCGCCAGCGCCAGCACGACGTTCACCCCCACCGATCGCAACAGCGTGCTCTTGCCCGACATGTTCGATCCGCTCACCAGCAGCACACGGGGGCCATCGGCGCCTCCCAGGCGGACATCGTTCCGAACGTTCTGGGTGTCCGGGATCAACGGATGCCCAAGCGCCTGAGCCTCGATCACCGGGCCTTCCGACTCGTCCACGATCTCCGGGAACGGGTCGTGCGGCCGCTCATACGCATACGACGCCAGCGCGCAAAGGGCTTCGAACTGACCGACGGCGTCGAGCCATTGCTCAATCGATCGGCCCGATCGGTTCCTCCAGCGTTCGATGGCCAGTCCGAGATGAATTCCCCAGAGCAGGAGAAACGCCAGCGGCGCAAACAACTGGTTCCGTCGGAAGTCGAGCAGCATCACCAGTCGGGCCAGTCGCGCAATCTGTCGAGAGGGCGGTTCGTAGTCCCCCGTTTGGCTGTCTCGAATCATCAAGAGCCGGGCCGATGTGAACGGCTCGTGTTCAATCCTCGCCAGCAGCGATTCCAGCAATCGTAGCTCCTCGGCCCGCTCATCCACGGTGCCGAGCGTCTGAGCCAGGTCATTCCGAAGCGATCGAGACAGGATCAAGGTGGCCGCAATCGTTGCCATCAGCGGGATTCCCCCCATCCCCACGATCCAGGCGGCCAGCGCGGCCAGGTTCAGGACGGCCAGCAGCGAGGCGGCCAGGGGAATCAAGGGGGATTGCAAGACGGCAGGAGCCTTGGCCCAGGCAATCAGGGTGGTCGGATGCAGGCCCTGCTCGATGTCGTCTCCCAGCAAGGCGAGGTCTTCGCGTAGATCGAGCCGATCGCGCAGCTCCGCCACCGCCTCGTGCCGGGCTCGAATCTCGTCCACCTCGGCCGGGTGATGCAGCCAGGCCGCGAGCGTCGTTTTTCCAGAGCCGGTGCGGGCGGTGCAAAGCCGTTCGAAGACCGATCCGGACCCGAACAAATCAAGGTCGGCGTCGAACGGATGATCCGGTTTTAAGAAGCGATTGCCGGGATCGCCTCGGCCGGGCCATCGGTCTTCCAGCCGAGCCAGCCCGGCCTCGTAGAAGGCGACCCGACGTTCCGCGCGCCGATGCGATCGCCCGACCGTGTCGTAGGCGATCACCAGGCCCACAAAGACAACCGTCGGCACCAGCAACCACCAGGGCGACCCCCAACCCAGCCCAATCGTCACGACGGCCAGAACCAGCCCCACGGCGAAGACCAGCAAGCGGCCATCGGCAATCTTCCGATGCCGGTCGCTCAATCGGTTCGCTTCCGCCCGTCGGGCATCGCGGCGTCGAAGGTATTCGGCATGAGGATCTGATGGCTTGGAATCGGCGGATGACGAGTCGGAGGGACGCGCGGCCAAGGTGCGAACTCCCAGGGAAAGCTGCTCCGAAGCCATGACCCCATCATGACCGGCTCACGCCCGACGCAGCGCAGAGGATTCTGCAGATAAAGAATCTCGACCCCGACGTCACTCGAATCAGGTCGAGCGACGACGCATTCGGCACCATCTTACCAGGAGCCATGATCTGTGGGGATGCCCGCCCCGCCCCTCCGTAAAGGATCGAATCAGAGAACGGTGCGCAACCGCCCGAGATTCCCGACCCTCACCGAACCACCGGGTAAAACCGGGCGAGCGTCTCGGTCGACATCCCTCCCGCGGCCCCCGCCGTCAGGGCCCAGTTGCGCAGACTCTGGCCCAGAATCCCCTGGTTCCGCCAGCGCCTTGCCGAGACCTCAATCCGCTTCGGAAGCAACGCAATCCTTCCCAGTCTCCGCAATCGGAGCATCAGATACACGTCTTCCATCAAGGGCAATTCCGGAAACCCGCCGACCCGGTCAAACGCCCATCGCGGAACGAAAATCCCTTGATCGCCGTACGGAACCCCCAGAACTCCCGCCCGGAGGTGCGCCGCGGCGTCGATCGCGCGAAAGGCCCATTCCGGCCCATCCACCCGCATCCGAAAGCAGCCGCCCGGCACTTTCGGGCACCGGGCGACGAACCGCTGCAACTCGGCAATCGCCCCGCCTTCAAGCCGGCAATCGGCATGGAGGAACAGCAAGACGTCTCCCGACGCCTCCAACGCTCCCCGATTTTGCTGAACTCCTCGGCCTTTCGGAGCGGCCACGACCCGAGCCCCGGCCCGACTCGCCCGATCGGCCGTGCCGTCAGGGCTGCCGGCATCGGCCACGATCACCTCATCGACCCCCTGGTCGGCGAGATGATCGAGGCACGATCCGATCGTCTTGGCTTCGTTGAGCGTCGGAATGACGACCGACACACGAGGCAATTCCGCCATCTCAGCGCTGCAGGTCGTAGAGGTCTCGGGGAGAGTCGTGCAGGATTTGCTGGAGCAGGGCCGGCAGATCCTCCTCCCTCGCAAAGCCCGATTCCACCTGATGCGCTAGGGCCGAGGCAATCGCCCGCTTGATGACCTGGAGCTTGCCATACGCCCATTCGACCGAATACGAGTCGCTCAGATAGGCGCAGAACTTCGTCATCGGCACCACCTGCGACCGCAAGGCAAAGTGCCGCTCGATCAAGGACGGGAAGAACGTGTGCCACCAGTAGCCCGACGTGTAAACGTTCGGGAACTGCCGGGCCAGCACGGCGACCTCCTGCGACAGCACGTCGGAGGCCATCATGATGTCGAACCGGGCATTGCCGAATTCGTGGAACGTCCTTGCCATCTCGCTCGTCCAGTTCGGCTGGAACCGAGGGATGCTCTTGCCGTCACAGATGAAATATTCGGCGCCAACGGCAATCTGCACCGCCTTACGTCGCTCGTGGTGCCATTCCAGAATCGCCCAGGTCACCGCGTCCACCAGAGCATCGACATCGGCCTCGGTCTGGTCCTTCGCCGTTCCGATCCGGGCGAGAATGGCGTCGATCGTGGCCGGATCGGGCCGTCGGAATCGCTGCTCAATCGGAATGAACGTGTTGGTGAACCGCACCGGCCCGGTCACGGTCCGATCGAGCCAGCCCTGCACCGCCCGAGACAGCTCGCCCGACGATCCCGGATGCGATCCGAACGCCTGACTCAACGCCTCGAAATAGTCCAGCTTCCGCGTCCTGCCGGTGAAGAACGGGTCGAGGTCGGTGGCCACTCCCGGGCAAAACAGGTAGTGCGCATCGAGCATAAACAGCGCATCGGGCGCAACGCTACTTGACGCTTCCCCCCGATTGCCCAGGCTGGTCACAAAGGTCTGAATGTTGCAGCGATCCCGAAGCACATGGGCCGGCCACTCCGGGTCTTTCCCCTTGGCTTCGACCCGGTCGAGCAGGTCGCGGTAGTTCGCTTCTGTGACCTCCGGCTCGGCGAATTCGTACAGATCCCAGAGAATCCGGTAGACGCACCACGACATCGCCGTGTTCCGCATCCGCTTCAGGTACGGAATCATCCGACGGATGCGTTCATCGGTCGGCAACGCTGGGTCGAGGTCCTCCTTCGGCATTCCGACGGCGATCAGCTCGGTCTGAACCCAGTGGTAGCCGAACAGGGCGGTCAGGTCGGTGGCCGACGGCCGATCGCAATGGATGTGCGTGTGCGGGTCGATGATCGGCGTGTCGTCAATCAGGCGTTCAATCGACTGGGCCAATCCGGGGAGGCTCGTGAACATGAGGACGGTTTCCGTGAAGTCGGGACGGCTCGAAGCGACCGCCGTTGCGAGGGCCGCGAGCATTCTCGGACGAGGCCCTTCGCCTGTCAACGAGACCCCGCCCGTGCCCTCGGCGAGCCGATCCGCTATAATACCTCTGGGACCGCTCCAGCGCCCGCCCACGGACCCGGACCATTTTTCCCAGTCGCCGAACCGGGAGCGATTATGCGGCGCGATATTGACGAGGCCCTTCGGGGCTGGCCCTACGACCCCGAGTTCGACGAGGTCGAAGCCCGAGAAATCCTGGCGCGCGACGGTCGTACCGTCCTCCAGATCCGGGTCGATCTTGGCGTGCTTCAGATGGAACTCGACGGCCGACCCGACGGCGCACGACCTCGCGGCTTCTTGACCTACCTCGACTACCTCCGCCATCGCTCCAAATTCCGGAGGCGTCGGCGATCACAGGCCGCCGCCGATCCCGGCCCGGTCGGATGGTCGATGACGCCCGAACACTGCGCCGAGGCCGACCGCGAACTCGTGCAGTTCTACCACCGCCGTGTCGCCTTCCTCACGCTCCAGCACTACGAGCGTGCCCTCCGCGACGCCGAGCACAGCCTCAACCTGATGGATTTCATCGCCGACTTCGGCCCGACCCCCGAATACGTCGAGCGTCACGAGCGCCTTCGCGCCGGCATCCTTTTCGACCGGACTCAGGCCTCCGCCGCCCTCGCTCTGGAACGGACCAGCCCCGAGGAAGCAATCGACGCCATCCGCGAGGGGATCGACCGGCTCGAACGTCACGCCCGGACCCTCCTCGAAATGGACGATCTCGACGACTTCGAGGCCCTCGAACTCCCCCCGGGCGAACTCGAAACGCCGACCGTCGCCTACATCGAGCGCCTCCGCCGCCTGGAAGGGGAGGTCCGGCATCATTTCGAGGTCCCCAAGACCCTCCGCGAACAGCTCGACGAGGCGGTCGAACACGAAGACTACGAACGCGCCGCCCGCCTCCGCGACCAGATCCGCTCCCGAAGCCGCTCCTGAGGCGGTATTTACGAACACCTTCCCGGGTTTGGGGTGGCCCCGGTTACTCGCCAACCGGGGCGGCTCCGCCGCAAGAGGTCCCGAAGGCGGGGGATCATCTCTCGTCGCTGCGCGACCCCGATTGGTGAGCAATCGGGGCCTCTCAGCTCGGTGGAACCGCTCTCACCGTCGTCGGGAATCGGATTGCGGAGACTGGCCGATCAATCCGCCGCCCTCAATGCCCGCCGCCCAGCGGCCAGGCCACCTCCGCCGCCCTCACAATCGGCCCTTCCACGCACACCCGTTTCAGGTCGGTCGAGCCGTCGGCCTGTCGCATCGGCACGACGCAGCTAAAACAGGCCCCGAAGCCGCACGACATCTGGTTTTCAAGCGACACGTCGCACGGAATCCCTTCCCGATCGGCAATCCCCGCCAGCACGCTGAGCATCGCCGGAGGCCCGCACCCGACAAGCTTGCTCGGCCGGTGCCCCGCTTGCAACCGCTGCTCCAGCAAGGTCGTCACGAACCCGTGAAAGCCTGCTGATCCGTCGTCGGTCGCCAGTGCCACGCGGATGCCGGCCCGCTCGAAGTCCTCGACCCCCGCGGCAAGTTCCGCGGTGCGCACTCCGTAAAGCAACTCGCTCGACGACGCGACCGGACCCGTCCAGCCGGTCGGCTCGGCCCCGTACGATTGCCGGCCGGTCCACCATCGACCGAGCGCGAGAAACGGCGTTTGCCCGATTCCCCCGGCCACGAACGTCACCGGGCCTCCGTCCTCGGGAGGGGGGCCGAAGCCGTTACCGAGCGGCCCCCAGACCTCCACGGTTTCCCCCGCCCGGCGCTCGGTCAGTGCGGCCGTGCCTCGACCGATCACCAGGTAAACAATGTCGATCGCTTCCGGAGTTCCCGAAGGCCCTGGCACAATGTCATACAACGCGAACGGTCGACCGAAGAACGGGTCGGTCGAGCCCTGGCGCGTCGGCCGGATCATCAAGAACTGCCCCGGAATGATGCAACGCGCCATCTCCGGGGCCAGCAGCCGGATGCGGTACGTCCCCCTGGCGATCGGGACATTCTCGACGATCTCCACCGAACGATGCGCCGCACAGGCCGGAACCACCGCATCCATCAGGCGACTTCCTCCCAACACCGGGCGATCCTTGAAACAAGTCCGGAAGACGACCCGTCACGCCGGGTTCCCGCGTTCAACCGCTCTCAACCCTCACCCGCCGCTTCGCTTGCGGGGGAGAGGGTGGCCGCAGGCCGGGTGAGGGGGGGCAGTCGCCTCGACTCGCTCGCAACCATCACTTGAAACGCGACGATTCGATTCCGCCCGCCCCTCCGCTCCGATCACTCGTCCCCCGCAGGCTTCGACCGCCGCGACTTCGGCAACGGCTTCGGCCGACGCTTGGCAACCTGGCCGGGTGGCTTGATCGCCGGGCGCCGTCCGCCCGAGGGACCATTGCCGCCGCCGCCAATCGGCGGGCCACCAGGACCTCCGGAACTGCGACGCTTGGGACCAGCACCCGCCGATCCTCGACTCCGAGGCGGGCCGCCGCTGGCCGGCGGACGACCGGCCGGTGGCCGCGACCGAGGCCCGGCGGGCCGGGGCGGTCGTCCGGCCGGAGGAGGGCCGTCGAAGTTCCCGCTGAAGATCGGCGGAATCAACACCTCATCGGGCCCGTCGTCGAGCGAAGCCGGGCGTTTCCCTTTCACACCGGTCGGCGGTGGGGCGAACGAGCCGACAGCCCCTCGCCGGGGAACGCCTCCCGGTCGTCCTCCCCCCTGGTCCCGATCCCGACCGCCTCGCGGCGGGCCGCCGGGGCGCTTGCCCCTCGGACCATCGGCCGATCCGACCAGATGACCCATGCCCGACCGAGGGCCGGATGGGGCCGGTCCCCCTTCGGATTTCCGTCGAGGAGCCTCACGACGCTTGGCGTCTCGGGGCCGGAGCGACTCTCCGGAGGCAACCCGGCGAAGCATTGCGACCTCGTCCGGTTCCAGATACCGCCACTGACCGGCCGAAAGCCCCTTGAGCGTCACCGGCCCGACCGAAACGCGAGTCAAGCGCATGACCTTGTGGCCGAGTTTCGCCAGCATCCGGCGCACTTCGCGATTCTTCCCTTCGGCCAGGGTCAGCTCGATCATCGTGGCTTCGCCGTGATTCGATTTCTCGTTCACGAACCGGGCCGATCGTGCCCTTGCCTTCCCTTCGGCAAGCCAGACCCCTTCCACCAGCTTGTCAATCACTTCCGGCCCTGGCTTGCCGGCGACCAGCACGCGATACACCTTCTCAACCCCGAACTTCGGGTGCGCCAGCCGGTTGGCCAGCTCCCCGTCGTTGGTCA encodes the following:
- a CDS encoding type II secretion system F family protein, producing the protein MNTSSSQESSERNPLPAGLIPGDEPGRPLPTSRSMTLRDAMLVIVVVAVLVRLAMPAGLGVVILLLVVVVLAGVAGGVAMLVRGRSIGSEPMLRVVSNAVERGLPLEPGIEACGALCGGGMQRRSRAVVALMERGVPIGEAFARVPGSFPRQGIVSLRMGWDGPVLGQALRSLGQRQSARQPFHAHIRARLTYLIWTLLVMQVVITFLMFWVGPKIEAISIDFGVELPAITRWTFALAHHPAVGPTVAALVLLQLVGLPLLAFTAFDPMDWGFTLVDRLLIKRHGATVLRALAGEVALNRPMPEALDRIAQAHTSRLVRQRLRWVAARVARGQSWTQSLTTAGLIRPNDGAVLDAASGAGNLAWALEHQANGLDRRVGYRVIVWSQILYPVAIIALAVPVVLFMLTYFLPLVTIIRAMAS
- a CDS encoding PaaI family thioesterase, whose product is MASPEDQPPPDSAPTPVPADLSYGGFWELLGMVPLEPAQPGGPSRVKLVVEPQHLRSLGLMHGGVTAAMLDSFMGRAAFAHSPPGHHLVTLQLNVHFVRAARVGDTLIADGEVQHNGRRTAVVRSELRTDQGSLIATGSGTFMHLPTDPQTPDRS
- a CDS encoding phasin family protein, encoding MFELVKRTLFTGVGLAAMTKEKLEELGKEVARQADLSEAEAAKFQAELEHRATTAQEDLQAEIDRRIEQVSQRLGLARAEDTATLSAKVAALSARLEALEARLSADELASDSDNEG
- a CDS encoding type II secretion system F family protein, with the protein product MVGAVGGLVGAGVALPEGLRALAEESESARVQRGLVRLADRIEQGASLREAILVERGQMPDHLPGIVLAAERSGRPQELLLEAVRFERTDRELFQYLITRLAYPILLLCAFAVVFQVISRFVTLDLVAIYEDFGVQLPALTSALVRLSRWVDATGWALPVGSLLVVVLAWRFARGATLQGWRRVANGIPLFGRIWRNAAMAEFSALLAILLDARLTMPEALLLAGKGVRDPDLMSACLGASHEVEQGRSLLDAARQYRLFPTGFDRLLSWAETHQVLPDALRLASEIYLARARSQTTLLGVFLSAMAVAFVLIGVILVVLGLYMPTLKLLSELTGGPFSMFW
- a CDS encoding type II secretion system F family protein, whose translation is MSSRGAIDRLSMDELIALNEEIVALVRAGVPIERGLVGIGGDWKGRLGRVAEALGRRMEAEGCSLTDAFANESRPMPDLYRAIIEAGMRAGRLTAALEGLTTFVRSQTDLRRTITLAMLYPAILLVMAYGLFLGFVTVLAPRLELSARLLGGSTASLAVLSALGRWAWIWGPIGLLILGIVAWLWMRSGRVSALGLEVGGAWRLVFPGVKTQIALTRCGLFADLLALLLENRVPMPDALRLSSRAIGDARLREASDRLADAIQRGERWPRSMAPEASQAFPPMLRWLIGSGAVQGDLPQALRVAARTYRDRAAARAELQRLVIPTVFLVGIGGTAVLLYGLTLFVPFTALLESLN
- a CDS encoding GspE/PulE family protein, with protein sequence MLAGLDPASPQFATEAVGVLLETARAVGASDLHFQPIAEGLEIRHRIDGVLQPMALLPSQVAPNVVARLKVLAHLLTYRTDLPQEGRIPSQPGQAEIRVSTFPTLLGERVVVRFFAEPGRLLDLDQLGFPGDLLESLRSALVETSGLIVLAGPAGSGKTTTLYACLRALAHSSAGHRCLVTLEDPIEAAVEGVVQAQVNPSAGFTLESGLRSLLRQDPEVIAVGEIRDPDTAESAFQAALTGHLVLTTFHAGSASGAIGRLAEMGIEPYLLRSGLRAVLALRLVRRLCHGCSRPISADDPAMLGLPLQSARVASGCDACRGTGYQGRMPMAEFLLPHEGPVAQAVLNRADVDRIEAAARLSQMVGLWDRALEAVAAGRTSPAEVRRVLGLQTPKREDDRPFPS